The Vibrio kanaloae genome has a window encoding:
- a CDS encoding CvfB family protein, translating into MKLAKAYQRSRIISAKFKVETILMINIGQINNLEVVKQAEFGVFLDASDYGTVLLPKRFTPEGVEIGQKLDVFLYIDSDNQIAATTEKPIAQVGQFGLMTVEGVNSTGAFMSWGVKGKDLLVPFSEQRGRLNEGQSILVYVYIDKASSRIVGTTKFNKWLDNTPATYKQNEQVDLIIAERSQLGYKAIVNGEHWGMIFPSDIIGKLFIGKTLKGYIKNVREEDGKIDLSLQKIGVEKMDDLSIKVIALLEKKGGYLPLNDKSSPEVIFSAFRTSKGTFKKTIGGLYKSGKITIDKEGISLVK; encoded by the coding sequence ATGAAACTAGCGAAAGCATATCAGAGATCACGTATAATCTCCGCCAAATTTAAAGTAGAGACAATCTTGATGATTAATATTGGTCAAATAAACAATTTAGAAGTAGTAAAACAAGCAGAGTTCGGTGTATTCCTTGATGCTAGTGACTATGGAACTGTGTTGCTTCCGAAACGGTTTACTCCTGAAGGTGTGGAAATTGGTCAAAAACTAGATGTTTTCTTATACATTGACTCTGACAACCAGATTGCGGCAACCACAGAAAAGCCTATTGCTCAAGTGGGTCAGTTTGGCTTGATGACTGTCGAAGGTGTAAACAGCACTGGTGCATTCATGAGTTGGGGCGTGAAAGGGAAAGACCTACTGGTTCCTTTCAGTGAGCAACGTGGCCGCTTAAACGAAGGTCAATCAATCTTAGTATATGTGTATATCGATAAAGCATCGAGCCGTATCGTTGGTACAACGAAGTTCAATAAATGGTTAGACAACACGCCTGCGACTTATAAGCAAAATGAGCAAGTCGATCTCATTATCGCTGAGCGCAGCCAACTTGGTTACAAAGCGATCGTGAACGGTGAACACTGGGGTATGATTTTCCCATCTGACATCATCGGTAAGCTGTTCATTGGTAAAACACTAAAAGGCTACATCAAAAACGTTCGTGAAGAAGATGGAAAAATCGATCTGTCACTTCAGAAGATTGGTGTGGAGAAAATGGATGATCTAAGTATTAAGGTTATTGCTCTGCTTGAGAAGAAAGGCGGTTATTTGCCTTTGAATGATAAGTCTTCTCCTGAGGTTATTTTCTCTGCATTTAGAACCAGTAAAGGTACGTTTAAGAAGACAATTGGTGGTCTGTACAAATCTGGCAAGATCACTATCGACAAAGAAGGTATCAGCTTAGTTAAATAA
- a CDS encoding PaaI family thioesterase: MLTNLQKANLYLTMFGMFKVPLIWLCRPKLLALDDQHVELKIPLKRRTKNHLNSMYFGVLAVGADVAGGFLAMSKSQQQGEKISLAFKEVTGNFLKRPEGDVHFTCNDGELINTMLAETISTGARVNQPVTITATCPSLHGDEPMAEFTLTLSIKKVPSRK; the protein is encoded by the coding sequence ATGCTAACTAATCTACAAAAAGCTAATCTCTACTTAACTATGTTTGGTATGTTTAAAGTGCCGTTAATTTGGTTGTGTAGGCCGAAGTTACTCGCTCTTGATGATCAGCATGTTGAGCTTAAGATTCCTCTAAAAAGAAGAACTAAGAACCACTTAAATAGTATGTATTTTGGTGTACTAGCAGTGGGAGCTGATGTCGCGGGAGGCTTTCTTGCTATGAGTAAATCCCAGCAGCAGGGAGAGAAGATTTCTCTGGCGTTTAAAGAGGTAACAGGCAACTTTTTGAAACGCCCTGAAGGTGACGTACATTTCACATGTAACGACGGTGAGCTCATCAATACTATGCTAGCCGAAACGATCTCGACTGGAGCGCGTGTTAACCAACCCGTGACTATTACCGCTACCTGTCCATCTTTGCATGGTGATGAACCGATGGCCGAATTCACGCTAACGCTTTCGATCAAGAAAGTCCCGTCTAGGAAATAG
- a CDS encoding MlaD family protein, with protein MNNDNQSQTSYSPEVRKNKGISPLWILPILTVVLAGWLVMKSIHDAGQRVQIYFSDAAGLVAGRTTIRYQGLEVGMVRDITLSKDLSSIYVDADIYPEAQQLLSKGTRFWLVKPTASLSGISGLDALVSGNYIAIHPSETKEEPETVFYALDSSPSDLLASEGLNISLTTEDLGGVSVGSQIVYRKIPIGEVYNYQLNKNAKSVTIQAAIKDEYSHIITDQSRFWNVSGLGASIGFSGVDVRLESLSALLGGSIAVDSPGEGQPVKMNTKFKLYPDLKTAGRGISVKIAVPDDNKISSTGAPIMYRGIEIGQITDLSLSEGRENVVASAAIQPAFSDFLNSGSKFVLEEAELSLTGMKNIANLVTGNFLTLVPGEGKKARRFTAIRKTEYSQEQEKSVAIRLTSNNSFGLDVGTQLLYKGIAVGSIIQVGLVDGVGKSSDKHEVFMDALIDNEYAHLIKSHNRFFVTGSATAELTESGLSVTVPPAKQLLTGSISFVSEGKPEARADYQLFQSKSLAEIAKFNQSGSKTLSLFASELPSISKGSPLLYRNLQVGSISDFQLADGGVRIKVTIENRYTHLLNKHTVFWNRSGVEVDASLSGISIKAAPVKTLIQGGIAFDSLPGIDNKLGDVWKLYKDSKSARKFGRAITITSSGDLEVSKGMAIKYKGVTVGEVTLVIPNFNKGGIEITARILPEYVDKIAVANSHFWLAEPEIGLNGIKNVSALLSKHINVDPGKGERNTKFKLSKGPVQPEGKIFQLQSETRGSVSEGTPILFRELEIGSVIDVQLGEFADRIISTIQIEPDYAYLIRANTVFWNVSGVDVSIGLSGANIKAGTVDSLLRGGITFSTPPTSELQPVASEDQSFYLYPQAEDEWKSWRTAIPSP; from the coding sequence ATGAACAACGATAACCAATCACAAACATCATATTCACCAGAAGTGAGAAAAAATAAAGGTATTTCTCCTTTATGGATTCTACCAATTTTAACCGTCGTTCTGGCTGGTTGGCTGGTCATGAAGTCAATACACGATGCAGGACAACGTGTACAAATTTACTTCTCAGATGCTGCTGGCTTAGTCGCAGGCCGAACCACTATTCGCTACCAAGGTTTAGAGGTGGGTATGGTGCGAGACATAACTCTATCCAAGGATTTGTCTAGCATTTACGTCGATGCCGACATTTACCCTGAAGCACAACAGCTCTTATCAAAAGGCACGCGTTTCTGGTTGGTAAAGCCAACAGCGAGCTTGTCGGGTATATCGGGGTTGGACGCGCTAGTTTCAGGTAACTATATCGCGATTCACCCTAGTGAAACAAAAGAAGAGCCAGAAACCGTGTTTTATGCATTAGACTCTTCCCCTTCAGATTTATTAGCATCAGAAGGACTTAATATCTCACTAACGACAGAAGATCTTGGTGGTGTATCTGTTGGTTCTCAGATCGTGTACCGAAAAATCCCAATTGGAGAAGTCTACAATTACCAACTCAATAAAAATGCGAAATCTGTCACCATTCAAGCTGCGATCAAAGATGAGTATAGCCACATCATCACAGACCAAAGCCGCTTCTGGAACGTGAGCGGCTTGGGCGCCAGTATTGGTTTTTCTGGTGTTGACGTTCGCTTAGAGAGCTTAAGTGCCCTTCTTGGTGGCTCTATTGCGGTCGATTCCCCAGGAGAAGGCCAACCCGTCAAAATGAACACAAAGTTCAAACTCTATCCTGATTTAAAGACTGCAGGGCGTGGTATCTCAGTAAAAATCGCGGTACCTGATGATAACAAGATCAGTTCAACGGGTGCTCCTATCATGTACCGAGGTATTGAAATCGGTCAAATTACCGACTTGTCCTTGAGTGAAGGTCGGGAAAATGTTGTTGCATCTGCGGCAATCCAACCAGCATTCAGCGATTTCTTAAACAGCGGCAGTAAATTCGTTCTTGAAGAAGCCGAGCTATCTCTTACTGGCATGAAAAATATCGCCAACTTAGTGACTGGTAACTTCTTGACCTTAGTACCTGGAGAAGGCAAAAAAGCGCGTCGATTTACCGCTATTCGTAAAACCGAATACAGCCAAGAACAAGAGAAATCAGTGGCAATTCGCCTGACGTCAAACAATTCATTTGGCTTAGATGTGGGCACTCAACTACTTTACAAAGGCATTGCCGTCGGCTCTATCATCCAAGTAGGATTAGTCGATGGTGTTGGTAAGAGCTCTGATAAACACGAAGTGTTCATGGATGCATTGATCGATAATGAATACGCTCACCTTATCAAAAGCCACAACCGTTTCTTTGTGACAGGCAGTGCCACTGCAGAACTAACCGAATCCGGTTTAAGTGTTACGGTTCCACCTGCAAAACAGCTTCTTACTGGATCAATTAGTTTTGTGAGCGAAGGTAAACCTGAAGCTCGAGCTGACTACCAGCTTTTTCAAAGCAAGTCGCTAGCTGAAATTGCTAAGTTTAATCAGTCTGGGTCCAAAACTCTTTCGCTGTTCGCTAGTGAATTACCCTCGATATCTAAAGGAAGCCCGCTTCTCTACCGCAATTTACAAGTGGGTAGCATTTCTGATTTTCAGCTTGCTGATGGTGGTGTAAGAATCAAAGTTACGATCGAAAATCGTTACACTCACTTACTCAATAAGCATACCGTTTTCTGGAACCGGTCAGGCGTTGAAGTTGATGCGTCGCTATCGGGTATCAGTATTAAAGCTGCACCGGTTAAAACCCTTATTCAAGGCGGTATTGCTTTTGACTCTCTACCGGGAATCGATAACAAACTCGGCGATGTGTGGAAGCTTTATAAAGATTCGAAATCCGCTCGAAAATTTGGCCGCGCGATTACTATCACCTCTTCCGGCGATCTAGAAGTCAGCAAGGGCATGGCGATCAAATATAAAGGTGTCACTGTTGGTGAGGTTACTCTGGTGATTCCGAACTTCAACAAAGGCGGTATTGAAATTACCGCGCGTATCTTACCTGAGTACGTTGACAAGATTGCCGTGGCGAACAGTCACTTCTGGTTGGCAGAACCTGAGATTGGCCTTAACGGTATCAAAAACGTCTCTGCGCTGCTCTCTAAGCACATAAATGTAGATCCGGGCAAAGGCGAAAGAAACACGAAATTTAAGCTCAGCAAAGGACCAGTGCAGCCCGAAGGTAAGATATTCCAGCTACAAAGCGAAACGCGAGGCTCGGTATCTGAAGGCACACCTATCCTATTCCGTGAGCTAGAGATCGGCAGTGTTATCGATGTTCAGTTAGGCGAGTTTGCTGACCGCATCATCTCTACGATTCAAATAGAGCCAGACTACGCCTACCTAATCCGCGCAAACACTGTGTTCTGGAACGTATCGGGCGTTGATGTCTCTATCGGTCTCTCTGGTGCAAACATCAAAGCCGGAACGGTAGACAGTTTATTAAGAGGCGGAATTACCTTCTCAACGCCACCGACGAGTGAACTACAGCCAGTGGCAAGCGAAGACCAGTCTTTCTACCTATACCCTCAAGCAGAAGATGAGTGGAAGTCATGGAGAACCGCGATTCCTAGTCCATAG
- the rsmF gene encoding 16S rRNA (cytosine(1407)-C(5))-methyltransferase RsmF translates to MHANVYIPEEFLTHIKGIMPSHLDMASFIASCQKPLRKSIRVNTLKISVGDFLVRAKDKGWELEPVPWCETGFWITADESEAPLGNTAEHMSGLFYIQEASSMMPPSALFQGEEDYQAVLDTAAAPGSKTTQIAALMNNRGVLVANEYAASRVKVLHANIERCGVRNTALSNFDGRVFGGWLPEQFDAVLLDAPCSGEGTIRKDADAMKNWTYQSVVDIADTQKDLIESAFQALKPNGVLVYSTCTLSTEENQQVCYHLKETFGDAVEFESLESLFDDAKATTTEEGFLHIFPQVYDSEGFFVARIRKLASVTPPEVKKRMGKFPFEKASKKTQQEVAEQLMSTLDIELPSDTQVWIRDKDVWLFPEALEPMIGEFRFSRMGIKIAETHKKGYRWQHQVATTLATGNEANVVELSIEDAREWFMGRDVRPENLSGKGEVLVKYNGAIIGLGKWIGNRVKNGLPRELVRDKNLF, encoded by the coding sequence TTGCACGCTAACGTATATATCCCAGAAGAATTCCTAACTCACATTAAAGGCATTATGCCAAGCCACTTAGACATGGCTTCTTTTATCGCATCTTGCCAAAAGCCACTTCGTAAAAGTATTCGAGTAAACACACTAAAGATCAGTGTCGGAGACTTTCTCGTACGTGCGAAAGATAAAGGTTGGGAACTGGAACCTGTGCCGTGGTGTGAAACGGGATTTTGGATCACCGCTGATGAAAGCGAGGCGCCTTTAGGCAATACAGCTGAACACATGTCTGGCTTATTTTATATCCAAGAAGCCAGCTCTATGATGCCACCTTCTGCATTGTTTCAAGGCGAAGAAGATTATCAAGCCGTGTTAGATACAGCTGCTGCACCCGGCTCTAAAACAACGCAAATCGCGGCGCTAATGAATAATCGCGGCGTACTGGTTGCCAATGAGTACGCAGCAAGCCGAGTGAAAGTACTTCACGCTAACATCGAGCGTTGTGGCGTTCGCAATACAGCGCTGAGCAATTTTGATGGACGTGTATTCGGCGGCTGGTTACCAGAACAGTTTGATGCCGTATTACTAGACGCCCCCTGCTCTGGTGAAGGTACGATTCGTAAAGACGCGGATGCGATGAAGAACTGGACGTATCAATCTGTAGTCGATATTGCCGACACGCAAAAAGACCTGATTGAAAGCGCATTCCAAGCTCTTAAACCTAATGGTGTTTTGGTTTACTCAACGTGTACGCTTAGCACCGAAGAGAACCAACAAGTGTGTTATCACTTAAAAGAGACCTTTGGTGACGCGGTAGAATTTGAATCTCTAGAATCCCTGTTCGACGACGCAAAAGCAACCACGACAGAAGAAGGCTTTCTACACATTTTTCCACAAGTTTATGACTCGGAAGGCTTCTTTGTTGCACGTATCCGTAAATTAGCGTCTGTTACTCCACCAGAAGTTAAAAAACGTATGGGTAAATTCCCATTTGAAAAAGCATCAAAGAAAACTCAGCAAGAAGTCGCTGAACAACTGATGAGCACTCTCGATATCGAATTGCCAAGCGATACTCAAGTTTGGATTCGCGACAAAGACGTTTGGCTATTCCCAGAAGCGCTAGAACCTATGATCGGTGAGTTCCGTTTTTCTCGCATGGGAATTAAGATCGCCGAAACCCATAAAAAAGGTTACCGCTGGCAGCACCAAGTGGCGACAACGCTTGCAACAGGTAATGAAGCTAATGTTGTCGAGCTAAGTATTGAAGATGCTCGTGAATGGTTCATGGGACGCGATGTTCGCCCTGAAAACTTGTCAGGAAAAGGTGAAGTACTAGTGAAGTACAATGGTGCAATCATCGGCCTTGGTAAGTGGATTGGTAACCGAGTGAAGAACGGTTTACCACGCGAACTAGTGCGCGATAAAAACCTTTTCTAA
- a CDS encoding putative PEP-binding protein: MTQKNQSTLHPELVLGDVLPSYNDNHNSNHLYVSLSELVMERVFYHPSIGSHFETLSDIEKTSLNAILGDKSVDEHFVSTLVIAIQAAVQPHHKTVRIALSDADSYSFRSLLGGSCETEEINPALGIRGVGRYATQEYSKAFALECQVIKTLREQGINVEIVAPYVRALSDAAKIIDLLAEQGLPRGLNGLKVLFSCDVPSAVILSERLLHYFDGTVVNIDSLASFTLGVDKQNEAQQHAFDPQNEAVITLLDMIVKATLHVKKPVLLVTQGLVDYPRLQGYIADLEGVDTVVTA, from the coding sequence ATGACTCAAAAAAATCAAAGCACTTTGCACCCAGAACTTGTTTTAGGCGATGTGCTGCCTTCTTATAACGATAATCATAATTCCAATCACTTATACGTTTCACTATCTGAATTGGTCATGGAGCGTGTTTTTTATCATCCAAGCATTGGCTCTCACTTTGAAACACTTTCTGACATTGAGAAAACGTCGCTAAATGCCATTCTTGGTGATAAGAGTGTCGATGAACATTTTGTTTCAACACTCGTTATAGCGATTCAAGCAGCAGTGCAACCCCATCACAAGACGGTACGTATTGCTTTGAGCGATGCAGATAGTTACAGTTTTCGCTCTTTGTTGGGCGGGAGTTGCGAAACAGAAGAAATTAATCCAGCGCTTGGTATTCGTGGTGTAGGTCGCTACGCAACACAAGAATACAGTAAGGCATTCGCACTTGAGTGTCAGGTAATCAAAACGCTGCGAGAGCAGGGCATTAACGTTGAAATCGTTGCTCCTTACGTTCGAGCATTAAGTGATGCTGCTAAGATTATCGATTTACTTGCCGAACAAGGGCTACCTCGTGGGTTGAATGGCTTGAAAGTGTTGTTTTCGTGCGATGTGCCATCAGCTGTAATTTTGAGTGAACGATTATTGCATTACTTTGATGGCACGGTAGTGAATATCGATAGTTTAGCGTCTTTCACTTTAGGTGTAGATAAGCAAAATGAAGCACAACAACATGCCTTTGATCCCCAGAACGAAGCGGTTATTACCTTATTGGACATGATCGTTAAAGCAACACTTCATGTTAAGAAACCAGTATTGCTAGTGACTCAAGGGTTGGTAGATTATCCTCGATTACAAGGTTACATTGCCGATCTTGAAGGTGTTGATACGGTTGTTACCGCATAG